A section of the Sceloporus undulatus isolate JIND9_A2432 ecotype Alabama chromosome 3, SceUnd_v1.1, whole genome shotgun sequence genome encodes:
- the TM4SF4 gene encoding transmembrane 4 L6 family member 4, with protein sequence MCSGGCAKCLGVTLIPLAVLCTIANILLFFPGGTVQDSNGISTEVWYFGGILGSGVLMVFPALVFLGLKNNDCCGCCGNESCGKRFAMFTSIIFAAVGVVGAGYCFIVSAVALNLGPKCLITNPVNGSKEWNYPFKDGNYLADHDLWRLCESPENLVPWNLTLFSLLLIMSGIQVVLCAIQAINGLLGTICGDCKCCGCCGGDGTV encoded by the exons ATGTGTTCTGGAGGATGTGCAAAGTGTCTTGGAGTTACACTCATTCCTCTGGCTGTGCTCTGTACCATTGccaatattttgttgtttttcccgGGAGGAACAGTGCAAGACAGCAATGGTATTTCCACTGAAGTCTGGTACTTTGGAGGAATCTTGGGTTCTGGTGTACTG ATGGTGTTTCCTGCCTTGGTCTTTTTGGGTCTTAAGAATAATGATTGCTGTGGATGCTGTGGTAATGAAAGCTGTGGAAAGAGGTTTGCA ATGTTTACTTCTATAATATTCGCAGCAGTGGGCGTTGTGGGTGCTGGATACTGCTTTATTGTGTCAGCTGTTGCTCTGAACCTAGGACCGAAATGCCTCATTACCAACCCAGTCAATGGCAGCAAGGAATGGAATTACCCATTTAAAGACGG GAACTACCTTGCGGACCATGACTTGTGGAGACTTTGTGAGTCACCTGAGAACCTTGTGCCCTGGAATTTGACCCTTTTTTCTCTGCTGCTGATAATGAGTGGAATTCAGGTGGTGCTCTGTGCCATTCAGGCTATCAATGGACTTCTGGGAACAATCTGTGGCGACTGCAAGTGTTGTGGATGCTGTGGG ggAGATGGCACAGTGTAA